The Hemibagrus wyckioides isolate EC202008001 linkage group LG15, SWU_Hwy_1.0, whole genome shotgun sequence genome window below encodes:
- the LOC131365828 gene encoding solute carrier family 2, facilitated glucose transporter member 5-like isoform X2: MMGVSEVLGSFEIIVVGRFFVGICAGISSNVVPMYLGELAPRNLRGAIGIVPQLFITIGILTAQVFGIRNILGNTEGWPIMLGLTGVPALLELLLLPFCPESPRYMLIQRGDDNNARTALQRLRGWKDVEEEMTEMRLEEQSERAEGQLSVLKLFTLRSLRWQLLSIIIMNMGQQLSGVNAIYYYADSIFSSAGVKENHIQYVTVGTGSVNVLMSIAAVFIVEASGRKLLLLIGFGICCVACVILTVALRLQESLQWMPYVSIACVIIYVIGHAIGPSPIPTVITTEIFRQSSRPAAFMVAGSVHWLSNFTIGLIFPFLEKNLGAFSFIVFAGICLATLIYIWLVIPETKGATFLEISKLFTKRNKVEIVVEDEDCRMQETGVTDHEKDIITPL; the protein is encoded by the exons atgatgggtgtgagtgaggtgcTGGGATCTTTTGAGATTATTGTCGTGGGTCGCTTCTTTGTGGGCATCTGTGCTG GCATTTCATCCAATGTGGTGCCAATGTATTTAGGAGAACTGGCCCCGAGGAACCTCAGAGGAGCTATTGGGATTGTGCCTCAGCTTTTCATTACTATTGGCATCCTCACTGCCCAGGTGTTTGGTATCCGAAATATTCTTGGTAACACAGAAG GTTGGCCCATCATGCTGGGTCTCACTGGAGTTCCTGCTCTCCTCGAACTGCTTCTGTTGCCCTTCTGCCCTGAGAGTCCTCGCTACATGCTCATTCAGCGGGGCGATGACAATAACGCCAGAACTG CACTGCAGCGTCTGAGAGGATGGAAGGACGTAGAAGAGGAGATGACAGAGATGCGACTTGAAGAGCAGTCAGAGAGAGCCGAGGGCCAGCTTTCTGTGCTCAAGCTCTTCACCCTCCGCTCTCTGCGCTGGCAGCTGTTGTCCATAATCATCATGAACATGGGCCAGCAGTTATCAGGAGTCAACGCC ATTTATTACTATGCGGACAGCATCTTCTCTTCAGCCGGAGTGAAAGAGAACCACATTCAGTATGTGACTGTTGGAACAGGATCTGTAAATGTCCTCATGAGCATTGCTGCA gtgtttatagtggaaGCCTCGGGCAGGAAGCTGCTGCTTCTGATTGGGTTCGGGATCTGTTGTGTAGCCTGTGTGATCCTTACTGTAGCTCTCAGACTGCAG GAGAGCCTGCAGTGGATGCCCTATGTCAGCATCGCCTGTGTCATCATTTATGTCATTGGCCACGCCATAGGCCCAA GTCCAATTCCTACCGTGATTACCACTGAGATTTTCCGCCAGTCCTCAAGACctgcagcttttatggtggcaGGCTCTGTGCACTGGCTGTCAAACTTCACCATAGGCCTGATCTTCCCCTTCTTAGAG AAAAACCTGGGGGCCTTCAGCTTTATCGTCTTTGCTGGCATCTGCCTCGCCACACTCATCTACATTTGGCTGGTCATCCCAGAAACTAAGGGTGCCACCTTCTTGGAGATCAGCAAGCTGTTTACTAAGAGGAACAAAGTGGAGATTGTGGTAGAAGATGAGGATTGCAGGATGCAAGAAACTGGAGTGACAGACCATGAAAAGGACATAATTACACCATTGTAA
- the ca6 gene encoding carbonic anhydrase 6 → MELFTAIIHAVSLSFVLAGAGVHWTYKEGSLDQIHWPDEYPACGGRKQSPIDIKRRNVRFNPHMLQLEMTGYGEMRHGNFLMINNGHSVQINLPPTMVITKGLPNCYTAVQMHLHWGGWDLEASGAEHTVDGIRYMAELHVVHYNSDKYKSFDEAKDKPDGLAVLAFFYEDGHFENTYYSDFINNLENVKYAGQSMNISTLNVRSMLPENLAHFFRYEGSLTTPPCYESILWTVFDTPITLSHNQIRKLESTLMDLENKTLWNDYRMAQPLNDRVVESSFLPRLGKGTFCRQEEIEAKLLNIEGMITSLGKHVYSDGGNRPNSKEPQAIFPLVLHFSASNLESYALINLAQPMNLHSFTVCMNLRMHHHSVHTVLSYSTTKNENELTISMGYEVGLWIGNEFVNLPHEVRPRAWAHYCLTWASHTGGAELWVNGVVGEEQYLRAGYTIPPGGDLILGKDQDGFLGISDSDAFVGYMTDVNIWDYVLGPEEIQEEMNCEKKSGKGNVLNWGVTHMSLYGGVQLETEHKCS, encoded by the exons ATGGAGCTGTTCACTGCAATCATACATGCTGTCTCCCTGAGCTTTGTACTGGCTGGAGCTGGAGTACACTGGACATATAAAG AGGGCTCTCTGGATCAGATCCACTGGCCAGATGAATATCCTGCGTGCGGTGGCCGTAAACAATCTCCCATCGACATCAAGCGGCGCAATGTACGTTTCAACCCACACATGCTACAGCTGGAGATGACCGGATATGGAGAGATGAGGCACGGCAACTTCCTCATGATCAACAACGGACACTCGG TCCAAATTAACCTTCCACCCACCATGGTGATAACAAAGGGCTTGCCAAACTGCTACACAGCTGTTCAAATGCACTTACACTGGGGTGGATGGGACCTGGAAGCCAGTGGGGCTGAACATACTGTGGATGGTATCCGTTATATGGCAGAA CTTCATGTGGTCCACTACAACTCTGATAAGTACAAAAGCTTTGATGAGGCTAAGGATAAACCTGATGGTCTGGCAGTGTTGGCCTTTTTTTATGAG GATGGGCATTTTGAGAACACATACTACAGTGATTTCATTAATAACCTGGAAAACGTCAAATATGCAG GGCAGTCCATGAATATTTCTACTCTAAACGTCCGTTCCATGCTGCCTGAGAACCTCGCTCATTTCTTCAGATATGAGGGTTCTCTCACGACGCCACCATGCTACGAGAGCATCCTGTGGACTGTATTTGATACCCCCATCACCCTGTCCCATAACCAG ATCAGGAAGCTGGAGAGCACACTTATGGACCTGGAAAATAAGACCTTGTGGAATGACTACCGCATGGCACAACCTCTCAATGACCGAGTGGTAGAGTCTTCATTTCTTCCTCGCCTGGGCAAAGGCA CATTTTGTAGGCAAGAGGAGATTGAGGCAAAGCTTTTAAATATTGAAGGCATGATTACTTCTCTTGGAAAACATGTATACTCAG ATGGTGGTAATAGGCCTAACAGCAAAG AACCACAAGCGATATTCCCACTAGTGCTTCACTTCTCTGCAAGCAATCTAGAGAGTTATGCTCTGATAAACCTGGCTCAGCCAATGAACCTGCACTCCTTTACAGTGTGCATGAACCTGCGTATGCACCACCATTCTGTGCACACTGTACTTTCCTACTCCACCACCAAAAATGAAAACGAACTCACAATCTCTATGGGCTACGAGGTGGGGCTCTGGATCGGAAATGAGTTTGTCAACCTTCCCCATGAGGTGCGCCCCCGTGCCTGGGCACATTACTGCCTGACCTGGGCTTCACACACAGGAGGGGCAGAGCTCTGGGTGAATGGTGTTGTTGGAGAGGAGCAGTACCTGCGAGCCGGTTACACCATTCCTCCCGGTGGTGACCTCATCCTGGGAAAGGACCAGGATGGCTTCTTGGGAATCTCTGATTCGGATGCATTTGTGGGCTATATGACTGATGTGAATATATGGGATTATGTGCTGGGTCCTGAGGAGATCCAAGAGGAGATGAACTGTGAGAAAAAGTCGGGGAAAGGAAACGTGCTAAATTGGGGTGTCACTCACATGAGTCTGTATGGAGGAGTCCAGCTGGAGACTGAACACAAGTGCTCCTGA
- the eno1a gene encoding enolase 1a, (alpha) isoform X2 encodes MSILKIHAREIFDSRGNPTVEVDLYTKKGLFRAAVPSGASTGIYEALELRDNDKTRYLGKGVKRAVKYVNEFLAPALCNQDVSVLEQEKIDKLMLDMDGTDNKSKFGANAILGVSLAVCKAGAAEKGVPLYRHIADLAGNPEVILPVPAFNVINGGSHAGNKLAMQEFMILPVGASNFKEAMRIGAEVYHNLKNVIKEKYGKDATNVGDEGGFAPNILENKEALELLKNAIGKAGYTDKIVIGMDVAASEFYKAGKYDLDFKSPDDPKRYISHDQLADLYKSFVKDYPVVSIEDPFDQDDWEAWSKFTGSTSIQVVGDDLTVTNPKRIAKAVSEKACNCLLLKVNQIGSVTESLQACKLAQSSGWGVMVSHRSGETEDTFIADLVVGLCTGQIKTGAPCRSERLAKYNQLLRIEEELGDKARFAGQNFRKPI; translated from the exons ATGTCTATCCTGAAGATTCACGCTCGTGAGATTTTCGACTCACGTGGAAACCCCACAGTTGAGGTTGATCTCTACACTAAGAAAG GTCTCTTCAGAGCTGCAGTGCCCAGCGGTGCTTCCACTGGTATCTATGAGGCCCTTGAGCTTCGTGACAATGACAAGACTCGCTATCTGGGCAAAG GGGTGAAAAGAgctgtaaaatatgtaaatgagttCTTGGCCCCAGCTTTGTGTAACCAG GACGTGTCTGTGTTGGAGCAGGAGAAGATTGACAAGCTGATGCTTGATATGGATGGCACAGACAACAAAT CTAAATTCGGCGCTAATGCCATCCTGGGTGTGTCCCTGGCTGTGTGCAAGGCTGGTGCTGCAGAGAAGGGTGTCCCACTCTACCGCCACATCGCTGACCTTGCTGGAAATCCAGAGGTCATCCTCCCAGTGCCT GCCTTCAACGTCATCAATGGGGGCTCCCACGCTGGCAACAAGCTGGCCATGCAAGAGTTCATGATCCTCCCAGTTGGAGCAAGCAACTTCAAGGAGGCCATGCGTATCGGTGCTGAGGTCTACCACAACCTGAAGAACGTCATCAAGGAGAAATACGGCAAAGACGCCACCAACGTGGGCGACGAGGGTGGCTTTGCCCCCAACATTCTGGAGAACAAAGAAG CCCTTGAGCTGCTGAAGAATGCCATCGGCAAGGCTGGCTACACTGACAAGATTGTGATTGGCATGGATGTGGCAGCCTCTGAATTTTACAAAGCTGGCAAATATGACCTGGACTTCAAGTCGCCTGATGACCCCAAGCGTTACATCAGCCACGACCAGCTGGCTGACCTCTACAAGAGCTTTGTGAAGGATTATCCTG TTGTCTCCATTGAGGATCCGTTTGACCAGGATGACTGGGAAGCCTGGTCCAAATTCACAGGCAGCACCAGCATCCAGGTTGTGGGTGACGATCTGACTGTGACCAACCCCAAAAGAATTGCTAAAGCTGTATCAGAAAAGGCCTGCAACTGCCTGCTGCTGAAGGTCAACCAGATCGGCTCTGTCACAGAGTCCCTCCAGGC CTGCAAGCTGGCTCAGTCCAGCGGCTGGGGTGTGATGGTGAGCCACCGCTCTGGAGAGACTGAGGACACCTTCATCGCCGATCTGGTGGTTGGCCTTTGCACTGGCCAG ATCAAGACTGGTGCCCCCTGCAGGTCTGAGCGCCTGGCCAAGTACAATCAGCTGCTCAG GATTGAAGAGGAACTTGGAGACAAGGCCCGCTTTGCTGGCCAGAACTTCAGGAAGCCCATCTGA
- the eno1a gene encoding enolase 1a, (alpha) isoform X1 encodes MSILKIHAREIFDSRGNPTVEVDLYTKKGLFRAAVPSGASTGIYEALELRDNDKTRYLGKGVSKAVEHINKTIAPALVSQDVSVLEQEKIDKLMLDMDGTDNKSKFGANAILGVSLAVCKAGAAEKGVPLYRHIADLAGNPEVILPVPAFNVINGGSHAGNKLAMQEFMILPVGASNFKEAMRIGAEVYHNLKNVIKEKYGKDATNVGDEGGFAPNILENKEALELLKNAIGKAGYTDKIVIGMDVAASEFYKAGKYDLDFKSPDDPKRYISHDQLADLYKSFVKDYPVVSIEDPFDQDDWEAWSKFTGSTSIQVVGDDLTVTNPKRIAKAVSEKACNCLLLKVNQIGSVTESLQACKLAQSSGWGVMVSHRSGETEDTFIADLVVGLCTGQIKTGAPCRSERLAKYNQLLRIEEELGDKARFAGQNFRKPI; translated from the exons ATGTCTATCCTGAAGATTCACGCTCGTGAGATTTTCGACTCACGTGGAAACCCCACAGTTGAGGTTGATCTCTACACTAAGAAAG GTCTCTTCAGAGCTGCAGTGCCCAGCGGTGCTTCCACTGGTATCTATGAGGCCCTTGAGCTTCGTGACAATGACAAGACTCGCTATCTGGGCAAAG GTGTCTCAAAAGCTGTTGAGCATATCAATAAAACAATTGCACCTGCCCTGGTTAGCCAG GACGTGTCTGTGTTGGAGCAGGAGAAGATTGACAAGCTGATGCTTGATATGGATGGCACAGACAACAAAT CTAAATTCGGCGCTAATGCCATCCTGGGTGTGTCCCTGGCTGTGTGCAAGGCTGGTGCTGCAGAGAAGGGTGTCCCACTCTACCGCCACATCGCTGACCTTGCTGGAAATCCAGAGGTCATCCTCCCAGTGCCT GCCTTCAACGTCATCAATGGGGGCTCCCACGCTGGCAACAAGCTGGCCATGCAAGAGTTCATGATCCTCCCAGTTGGAGCAAGCAACTTCAAGGAGGCCATGCGTATCGGTGCTGAGGTCTACCACAACCTGAAGAACGTCATCAAGGAGAAATACGGCAAAGACGCCACCAACGTGGGCGACGAGGGTGGCTTTGCCCCCAACATTCTGGAGAACAAAGAAG CCCTTGAGCTGCTGAAGAATGCCATCGGCAAGGCTGGCTACACTGACAAGATTGTGATTGGCATGGATGTGGCAGCCTCTGAATTTTACAAAGCTGGCAAATATGACCTGGACTTCAAGTCGCCTGATGACCCCAAGCGTTACATCAGCCACGACCAGCTGGCTGACCTCTACAAGAGCTTTGTGAAGGATTATCCTG TTGTCTCCATTGAGGATCCGTTTGACCAGGATGACTGGGAAGCCTGGTCCAAATTCACAGGCAGCACCAGCATCCAGGTTGTGGGTGACGATCTGACTGTGACCAACCCCAAAAGAATTGCTAAAGCTGTATCAGAAAAGGCCTGCAACTGCCTGCTGCTGAAGGTCAACCAGATCGGCTCTGTCACAGAGTCCCTCCAGGC CTGCAAGCTGGCTCAGTCCAGCGGCTGGGGTGTGATGGTGAGCCACCGCTCTGGAGAGACTGAGGACACCTTCATCGCCGATCTGGTGGTTGGCCTTTGCACTGGCCAG ATCAAGACTGGTGCCCCCTGCAGGTCTGAGCGCCTGGCCAAGTACAATCAGCTGCTCAG GATTGAAGAGGAACTTGGAGACAAGGCCCGCTTTGCTGGCCAGAACTTCAGGAAGCCCATCTGA